From the Tribolium castaneum strain GA2 chromosome 2, icTriCast1.1, whole genome shotgun sequence genome, one window contains:
- the LOC107398691 gene encoding LOW QUALITY PROTEIN: cytochrome P450 4C1 (The sequence of the model RefSeq protein was modified relative to this genomic sequence to represent the inferred CDS: inserted 1 base in 1 codon) produces the protein MALEIILIALAAITAICYFLKQLIDMTLVIFYVKKMPGPPKFNLFFGNMRPLHSTPAQIFNVLRKWGLEYYPIYKLWLFFVSVANILSPEDLALILPDMKHSKKSKAYDLIRRWLGNGLLTSFGTHWQVRRKILTPAFHFSILQDFILTFNESTEELVELLKKEVEKPFVEITPLITQFTLKVIGETAMGVKFDFSTKQAKEYKEAFHKLVSIVLHRIFRPYLAYDIFYVFSPKFYEERKLLKLLHNFTNDIIARRRNEFHQGTVNTQKKKRLAMLDLLLTAQKEEGIIDDEGIREEVDTFVFEGHDTVSAAINFTLMMLANHPEVQEEIVQEMKDVLGDIKKKPVYNDLQELKYMERVIKEVLRLYPSVHYISRELGEDMITTTGYKLKKGTILQLHIYDLHYNPVIYPEPEKFDPDRFLPENCDKRHPYAYIPFSAGPRNCIGQRFAMLELKAVLCGILSNFKLXVDTPKSIVVVEDLVLRTKENIKVKFVLREM, from the exons ATGgcattagaaataattttaattgctTTGGCGGCAATTACCGCAATTTGTTACTTCTTGAAACAATTAATTGACATGACATTAGTGATATTCTACGTTAAAAAAATGCCAGGTCCCCCGAagttcaatttatttttcggaaATATGCGTCCCTTGCATAGCACTCCAG CCCAAATTTTTAACGTCTTGCGAAAATGGGGCCTAGAGTATTACCCAATTTACAAACTGtggttattttttgtaagtgTCGCCAACATACTGAGTCCGGAAGATTTGGCG ctcattttaCCCGACATGAAACACTCGAAAAAGAGCAAAGCTTATGATTTAATCCGCAGATGGTTAGGAAACGGTTTATTGACAAGTTTTGGCACTCACTGGCAAGTGAGACGCAAAATTCTAACTCCAGCTTTCCATTTCAGTATTTTACAAGactttattttgacttttaacgAAAGTACGGAAGAGTTGGTCGAACTGTTGAAAAAAGAAGTTGAAAAACCGTTTGTTGAAATAACTCCATTGATAACTCAGTTTACTTTAAAAGTTATCGGAG AAACTGCAATGGGTGTTAAATTTGACTTTAGCACCAAACAAGCAAAAGAATACAAAGAAGCTTTCCACAAACTTGTTTCTATTGTGTTGCATCGAATTTTCCGACCTTATTTAGCTTACGACATTTTTTACGTCTTCAGCCCCAAATTTTATGAAGAAAGGAAGTTATTAAAACTTTTGCACAACTTTACCAATGACATTATCGCCAGAAGAAGGAACGAGTTTCATCAAGGAACTGTCAATACTCAAAAAAAGAAACGTTTAGCAATGCTAGATCTACTTCTGACAGCTCAAAAAGAAGAAGGAATCATCGACGACGAAGGAATTCGTGAAGAAGTAGACACTTTTGTGTTTGAAGGCCACGATACTGTTTCAGCAGCTATCAATTTTACTCTGATGATGCTCGCAAATCATCCAGAAGTTCAAGAAGAAATCGTTCAAGAAATGAAGGATGTTTTAGGAGACATAAAGAAGAAACCAGTTTACAATGATTTACAAGAGCTAAAATACATGGAACGAGTCATTAAGGAAGTCCTAAGACTTTACCCAAGTGTCCATTACATTTCTCGAGAGCTGGGTGAAGATATGATCACTACCACCGgttataaattaaagaaagGAACAATTTTGCAACTGCACATCTACGATCTTCATTACAATCCCGTCATTTATCCCGAACCAGAAAAATTTGACCCGGATCGCTTTCTACCAGAAAATTGTGACAAAAGGCATCCTTACGCTTACATTCCTTTCAGTGCAGGTCCTAGGAATTGTATAGGTCAAAGATTTGCGATGTTGGAATTGAAGGCAGTCCTCTGTGGTATTTTATCAAACTTTAAAC CTGTGGATACCCCTAAGAGTATTGTTGTGGTCGAAGATTTAGTTTTGAGGACTAAGGAAAATATCAAAGTCAAATTTGTATTAAGAGAAATGTAA